A genomic segment from Paraburkholderia hayleyella encodes:
- a CDS encoding RNA polymerase factor sigma-54 — MKASLQLRLSQHLALTPQLQQSIRLLQLSTLELQQEVAMAIAQNPLLENEDDWIASPLRVAADGSLVTQTRGNAEPESASHTSSPSSTNTNSEAGEPQGVDEYNGLAADNSADTSQWNLDDYGRSSSASDDDDLPPLQVHESSTSLRDHLNTQLCVTQASPRDRALVTFLIESLDDDGYLIAAFEEILADLPDELEVDADELKAALALLHSFDPAGVGARSASECLKLQLLRLDASPTRTLALEIVEHHLELLAARDFIRLRRRLKADDDALREAHALIRSLEPFPGAMYGKSEADYVVPDVLVRKTAQGWQAELNPEIMPRLRINHLYANILRNNRSDPGSGSLRQQLQEARWLIKNIQQRFDTILRVAQAIVERQKSFFLHGEIAMRPLVLREIADTLGLHESTVSRVTTGKYLLTPFGTLEFKYFFGSHVSTDTGGAASSTAIRALIKQLIGAENPVTPLSDSRIAELLAEQGFVVARRTVAKYRETLKIPAVNLRKSL, encoded by the coding sequence ATGAAAGCTAGCCTCCAACTCCGCCTCTCGCAGCATCTTGCGCTGACTCCCCAACTGCAGCAGTCCATCCGGCTGCTTCAGTTATCTACGCTTGAGCTACAGCAGGAAGTCGCTATGGCGATTGCGCAAAACCCGCTGCTCGAAAACGAAGACGACTGGATCGCCAGCCCATTACGCGTAGCAGCGGATGGCTCGCTTGTGACACAGACTCGCGGCAACGCCGAGCCCGAGTCGGCCAGCCATACATCGTCCCCTTCCAGCACGAACACCAACAGCGAAGCCGGAGAGCCCCAGGGCGTTGACGAATACAACGGCCTCGCGGCTGACAACAGCGCGGACACCAGCCAATGGAATCTCGACGACTATGGCCGCTCCAGCAGCGCGTCCGACGACGATGATCTGCCACCGCTTCAGGTTCACGAGTCCAGCACCTCGTTGCGCGATCATCTGAACACCCAGTTGTGCGTCACACAGGCAAGCCCGCGCGACCGCGCGCTTGTCACCTTTCTGATCGAATCCCTTGACGACGATGGCTATCTCATAGCGGCATTTGAAGAAATACTGGCCGATTTGCCAGACGAACTGGAAGTCGATGCAGATGAGCTGAAAGCCGCGCTCGCGTTGCTGCATAGCTTTGATCCGGCGGGCGTCGGAGCGCGCTCCGCATCCGAATGCCTCAAGCTGCAGCTATTACGGCTCGATGCCTCACCCACCCGCACACTCGCCCTGGAGATCGTCGAGCATCACCTTGAACTGCTCGCCGCGCGTGATTTCATCCGGCTGCGCCGGCGCCTGAAGGCCGACGACGATGCATTGCGTGAGGCCCACGCCCTGATCCGCTCGCTTGAACCCTTTCCTGGCGCGATGTACGGCAAAAGCGAAGCCGACTATGTCGTGCCCGACGTGCTGGTTCGCAAGACGGCCCAAGGCTGGCAAGCGGAACTCAATCCCGAAATCATGCCCAGGCTGCGCATCAATCACCTGTACGCCAATATCCTGCGCAACAACCGCAGCGATCCCGGCAGTGGTTCGCTGCGTCAACAGCTTCAGGAAGCCCGCTGGCTGATCAAAAACATCCAGCAAAGATTCGACACGATCCTGCGTGTGGCGCAAGCCATCGTCGAGCGGCAAAAGAGCTTTTTCCTGCACGGCGAAATCGCCATGCGCCCCTTGGTTTTGCGGGAAATTGCTGATACGCTGGGGCTACACGAATCAACGGTTTCCCGTGTCACAACTGGTAAGTACCTGCTCACTCCTTTTGGCACGCTTGAGTTCAAATACTTCTTCGGCTCACACGTTTCAACGGATACCGGGGGCGCGGCTTCTTCCACAGCAATTCGCGCACTCATCAAGCAATTAATAGGAGCAGAAAACCCTGTCACGCCTCTTTCAGACAGCCGCATCGCCGAACTGCTAGCTGAACAGGGTTTCGTGGTCGCCCGGCGCACCGTGGCCAAATACCGCGAAACGCTCAAAATTCCAGCGGTCAATCTGCGCAAGTCTTTGTAG
- the hpf gene encoding ribosome hibernation-promoting factor, HPF/YfiA family — protein MNLQISGHHLEVTPALREYVIAKLDRVLRHFDQVIDGSVVLSVDNQKEKRQKIEINLHLKGKDIFVESAESDMYAAIDLVIDKLDRQVIRHKDRLQGHQHEAIKHQPLAALLEVPPQ, from the coding sequence ATGAATCTGCAGATCAGTGGACACCATCTCGAAGTAACGCCTGCGTTGCGCGAATACGTGATCGCCAAGCTAGACAGAGTGCTACGGCACTTCGATCAGGTTATCGATGGCAGTGTGGTCCTCTCGGTCGACAATCAAAAGGAAAAAAGGCAGAAGATTGAAATCAATCTTCATCTGAAAGGCAAAGATATTTTTGTCGAAAGTGCCGAGAGCGATATGTACGCGGCGATTGATCTGGTCATCGACAAACTCGACCGGCAAGTCATTCGTCACAAGGATCGCCTGCAAGGCCACCAGCATGAAGCGATCAAACATCAGCCGCTAGCTGCGCTACTCGAAGTGCCGCCGCAATAA
- a CDS encoding PTS sugar transporter subunit IIA, with product MERHSHPAERKIQASLPPANMNRLAKFLPIENVVIGLSVTSKKRVFEQAGLIFENQNGIARSTVTDNLFARERLGSTGLGEGVAIPHGRIKGLKHPLAAFVRLAAPIPFESPDGQPVSLLIFLLVPEQATQQHLEILSEIAQLLSDRETRERLHTEEDRETLHRLLTQWQP from the coding sequence ATGGAACGCCACTCACATCCCGCAGAGAGGAAAATCCAGGCCTCCCTTCCGCCTGCCAACATGAATCGCTTAGCCAAATTCCTCCCCATCGAGAACGTCGTCATCGGGCTCTCCGTCACGAGCAAGAAGCGCGTCTTCGAGCAAGCAGGCCTGATTTTCGAAAATCAGAATGGCATCGCCCGCAGCACGGTCACTGACAATCTCTTCGCGCGCGAGCGCCTCGGATCAACAGGACTGGGTGAAGGCGTGGCTATCCCGCATGGCCGGATAAAGGGTCTGAAGCATCCACTGGCCGCATTCGTCCGGCTTGCGGCGCCTATCCCATTCGAATCGCCCGATGGGCAACCCGTCTCGCTACTGATTTTTCTGCTTGTGCCGGAACAGGCCACGCAACAACACCTTGAAATCCTGTCCGAGATCGCCCAACTGCTGTCCGACCGGGAAACACGCGAGCGCCTGCACACAGAAGAAGACCGCGAAACCTTGCATCGTCTACTCACACAATGGCAACCTTGA
- the hprK gene encoding HPr(Ser) kinase/phosphatase yields the protein MDTSSINAQSIFDDNAASLKLSWLTGHEGWERGFSAETVANATSSADLVGHLNLIHPNRIQLLGEAEIDYYQRQSEEDRSRHMAELIALEPPFLVVAGGIVTPPELVLRCTRSSTPLFTTPMSAAAVIDSLRLYMSRILAPRATLHGVFLDILGMGVLLTGDSGLGKSELGLELISRGHGLVADDAVDFVRLGPDFVDGRCPPLLQNLLEVRGLGLLDIKTIFGETAVRRKMKLKLIVQLVRRPDGEFQRLPLESQTVDVLGLPISKVTIQVAAGRNLAVLVEAAVRNTILQLRGIDTLRDFMNRQRLAMQDPESQFPGKLI from the coding sequence ATGGATACGTCCAGCATCAATGCGCAAAGTATTTTCGACGACAACGCCGCCAGCCTGAAACTAAGCTGGCTAACTGGGCACGAAGGCTGGGAACGCGGGTTTTCGGCCGAAACCGTCGCTAATGCCACCTCAAGCGCCGATCTCGTCGGCCACCTGAATCTGATTCACCCCAATCGTATTCAGCTTCTCGGCGAAGCCGAAATCGACTATTACCAACGCCAGTCCGAAGAAGACCGCTCGCGCCATATGGCTGAGCTGATCGCACTTGAGCCTCCGTTTCTGGTGGTCGCAGGCGGCATCGTCACTCCGCCCGAACTGGTGCTGCGCTGCACCCGCTCTTCCACGCCGCTGTTCACGACCCCCATGTCCGCTGCCGCGGTGATCGACAGCCTGCGGCTTTATATGTCGCGCATCCTCGCGCCTCGCGCCACCTTGCATGGCGTATTTCTCGATATTCTCGGCATGGGTGTGCTGCTGACCGGTGATTCGGGCTTGGGCAAAAGCGAGCTGGGCCTTGAGCTCATCAGCCGCGGCCATGGTCTCGTGGCTGACGATGCGGTCGATTTCGTGCGTCTCGGGCCCGATTTCGTCGACGGCCGTTGCCCGCCGCTCTTGCAAAATCTGCTTGAAGTCCGCGGCCTCGGTTTGCTCGACATCAAGACAATCTTCGGCGAGACAGCCGTGCGCCGCAAAATGAAACTGAAACTGATTGTTCAGCTTGTTCGCCGCCCGGATGGCGAGTTTCAGCGCCTGCCACTAGAAAGCCAGACCGTCGATGTGCTCGGCCTGCCAATCAGCAAGGTGACGATTCAGGTCGCGGCAGGACGCAACCTCGCGGTACTCGTCGAAGCGGCGGTGCGCAATACGATCTTGCAATTGCGTGGCATTGATACCTTGCGCGACTTCATGAACCGTCAGCGCCTTGCCATGCAAGACCCGGAAAGCCAGTTCCCCGGCAAGCTGATCTGA
- the rapZ gene encoding RNase adapter RapZ, with protein sequence MRIILITGISGSGKSVALNALEDAGYYCVDNLPPRFLPQLTAYLADAGQERLAVAIDARSSASLDEMPAMIHDLSREHDVRVLFLNASTQSLIQRFSETRRRHPLSGSTAQDADVGLLTSLEEAIERERELVAGLAEFGHQIDTSNLRANVLRAWVKRFIEQEHTGLALMFESFGFKRGVPLDADFVFDVRTLPNPYYDHELRPLTGRDQPVIDFLDAQPVVHDMIDDIQAFLVKWLPHFRDDNRSYLTVAIGCTGGQHRSVFIAETLAERLAGQANVIVRHRDAPLNLDESSRLLT encoded by the coding sequence ATGCGCATTATTCTGATCACTGGCATTTCTGGTTCGGGCAAATCGGTTGCACTCAATGCACTCGAAGATGCGGGTTATTACTGCGTCGATAATTTGCCGCCGCGCTTTTTGCCACAACTGACCGCCTATCTGGCCGATGCAGGGCAAGAACGTCTCGCCGTGGCAATCGACGCCCGCTCCAGCGCTTCACTCGACGAAATGCCCGCGATGATCCACGATCTTTCGCGCGAGCACGATGTTCGCGTGCTGTTTCTGAACGCCAGCACCCAGTCGCTGATTCAACGTTTTTCTGAAACTCGCCGGCGCCATCCGCTTTCTGGCTCAACCGCGCAGGATGCCGATGTCGGCCTGCTCACCTCGCTCGAAGAAGCCATCGAGCGCGAACGTGAACTGGTCGCGGGCCTGGCCGAATTCGGTCATCAGATCGACACCAGCAACCTGAGGGCGAATGTGCTTCGCGCCTGGGTCAAACGTTTTATCGAACAGGAACACACCGGCCTCGCACTGATGTTCGAATCGTTTGGCTTCAAGCGCGGCGTGCCACTCGATGCCGATTTTGTCTTCGACGTGCGTACGCTGCCCAATCCGTACTACGACCACGAATTGCGCCCGCTGACAGGACGCGACCAGCCCGTAATCGATTTTCTCGATGCTCAGCCTGTCGTGCATGACATGATCGACGATATTCAGGCATTTCTTGTCAAATGGCTCCCCCATTTCCGCGACGACAACCGCAGCTATCTGACTGTCGCCATCGGCTGCACCGGCGGTCAGCATCGTTCGGTATTCATCGCCGAGACGCTGGCAGAGCGCCTCGCGGGCCAGGCCAACGTGATCGTACGGCACCGCGATGCCCCCTTGAACCTCGACGAATCATCCAGGCTGCTCACCTGA
- a CDS encoding LON peptidase substrate-binding domain-containing protein gives MTFSTPSVLANVPLFPLHMVLFPEGQLSLKVFEARYLDMVRRCLREKTPFGVCLLKSGNEIAQADDPAVPEAIGCLAEIKLCDVKTMGVLLIRARGTQRFQLLSHRTETDGLIVGMAQPLDNDAPLEDPVHLAKFGACAEILERIIATLHARELDNLLFAEPFQLNDPSWVSNRLAEILPVTLRAKQKLMELQDAGTRIELVHHYMQQHQML, from the coding sequence ATGACGTTCTCTACCCCTTCTGTCCTTGCCAATGTGCCGCTCTTTCCACTGCACATGGTGCTCTTCCCTGAGGGCCAGCTCTCGCTCAAGGTTTTCGAGGCACGTTATCTGGACATGGTGCGGCGCTGTCTGCGCGAGAAAACGCCCTTCGGCGTATGCCTGCTGAAAAGCGGCAACGAAATTGCACAAGCCGATGACCCTGCTGTGCCAGAAGCCATCGGCTGCCTCGCGGAAATCAAACTGTGTGACGTTAAAACAATGGGGGTGTTGCTAATCCGTGCCCGTGGCACGCAGCGTTTTCAATTGCTCTCGCACCGCACCGAAACCGACGGCCTGATAGTCGGAATGGCGCAGCCTCTGGACAACGATGCACCACTCGAAGACCCCGTCCATCTTGCCAAATTTGGCGCCTGCGCAGAGATACTCGAACGCATCATCGCCACGCTGCATGCCCGTGAGCTGGACAATCTGCTCTTTGCTGAACCCTTCCAGCTAAACGATCCCTCCTGGGTCTCGAACCGGCTCGCAGAGATCCTGCCCGTGACACTACGCGCCAAGCAAAAGCTCATGGAGTTGCAAGACGCGGGTACGCGCATCGAACTTGTCCATCACTACATGCAGCAACACCAGATGCTCTAA
- the mutY gene encoding A/G-specific adenine glycosylase: MSALSSTFSPRLVAWQRQHGRHDLPWQNTRDPYRIWLSEIMLQQTQVATVVSYYARFLARFPDVRSLAAAPLDDVMALWAGLGYYSRARNLHRCAQQVVEAHGGAFPGTVEALAALPGIGRSTAAAIASFAFGARATILDGNVKRVLARVFGVEGFPGEKRVENAMWALAESLLPAASAPDEVSAYTQGLMDLGATLCVRGKPGCERCPFAADCVAHATGRQRELPAARPKKTVPTRRTWMLVLRDGDAVMLEKRPPAGIWGGLWSLPEAADEAALTQRARALGAQTEVVALGPLTHTFTHFRLNIEPRMADLGRLASSEVALADEATAWVALRDLDAYGVPAPVRRLLDGLQGTLL, encoded by the coding sequence ATGTCCGCTTTGTCTTCGACTTTTTCTCCCCGCCTGGTTGCCTGGCAGCGCCAGCATGGCCGTCATGACCTGCCATGGCAAAACACGCGCGATCCTTACAGGATCTGGCTGTCCGAAATCATGCTGCAGCAGACTCAGGTAGCAACCGTGGTGTCTTACTACGCGCGCTTTCTGGCGCGTTTTCCCGATGTGCGCTCGCTTGCCGCGGCGCCGCTTGATGACGTGATGGCGTTATGGGCGGGGCTTGGCTACTACTCGCGGGCACGCAATCTGCATCGTTGCGCCCAGCAGGTTGTCGAAGCGCACGGTGGCGCGTTTCCCGGCACGGTCGAAGCGCTTGCGGCGTTGCCCGGCATTGGCCGTTCGACGGCTGCGGCGATCGCATCGTTTGCTTTTGGCGCGCGCGCGACCATTCTCGACGGCAACGTCAAACGTGTTTTGGCGCGGGTGTTTGGTGTCGAAGGCTTTCCGGGTGAAAAGCGCGTCGAAAACGCCATGTGGGCACTGGCGGAATCGCTCCTGCCAGCCGCATCGGCACCCGATGAGGTCAGTGCTTATACCCAGGGGCTGATGGATCTCGGGGCGACGTTGTGTGTGCGTGGTAAGCCGGGCTGCGAACGCTGTCCGTTTGCTGCCGATTGCGTGGCTCATGCCACGGGCCGCCAGCGCGAACTGCCGGCTGCCAGGCCCAAAAAGACGGTGCCGACCCGGCGTACCTGGATGCTGGTGCTGCGCGATGGGGATGCTGTGATGCTGGAGAAGCGCCCTCCTGCCGGTATCTGGGGCGGGTTATGGAGTTTGCCGGAAGCCGCCGATGAAGCCGCGTTGACACAACGGGCACGTGCGTTGGGCGCGCAGACGGAGGTTGTTGCGCTGGGCCCGCTGACGCATACGTTTACGCATTTCAGGCTGAATATCGAGCCACGAATGGCTGATCTCGGGCGCTTGGCGAGTTCGGAGGTTGCGCTGGCCGATGAAGCTACCGCCTGGGTTGCACTACGCGATCTTGACGCTTACGGCGTGCCTGCGCCGGTGCGCCGGCTGCTCGATGGTTTGCAGGGCACGCTGTTGTAA